CGCGTGAACGAGGCGACGACGTCGTTGAGGCTTTCGACATGCTGGATGTTGACGGTCGAGAAGACGTCGATGCCCGCCGCGAGCAGCTCCTCGACATCCTGATAGCGTTTGGAATGCCGGCTGCCGTGGGCGTTGGTATGGGCGAGTTCGTCGACCAGCGCGAGCGCGGGCCTGCGTTCGAGCAGCGCGTCGAGATCCATCTCGGTGAGCGTGCGGCCCTCATAATCGAGCGCGCGGCGCGGCAGGATTTCGAGCCCCCGGGTCAGCGCCTCCGTCTCGATCCGGCCGTGCGTCTCGACGACGCCGACGACGACATCGATGCCCGCGCGGGCCCGTGCGGCGCCTTCGGACAGCATTTCATAGGTCTTGCCGACGCCGGGCGCCGCGCCGAGGAAGATCTTCAGGCGCCCCCGTCCTTCCTGCGCCGCCTCGCGCAGGAAGGATTCCGGGGACGGTCGGGCAGGCTCGCTCAATGCGCCGCCGTTCGATCCAGAGCGAGGTTGAGCGCCAGCACGTTGACGCGCTCCTCGCCGAGGAAACCGGCCAGCGGGTGCGCGATGTGCGCATCCACCAGCGCTTTCACCCGCGCCCCGGCGAGCCCGCGCGCTTTGGCCACGCGCGCGACCTGCGCGTAGGCGGCGTCCGGCGACAGATCGGGATCGAGGCCCGAAGCGCTGGCCGTCACGAGATCCGCGGGGATGGCCGTCACGCCCTCCGCCTTCCGTCTCGCGACATCGGCCTTGACCCGATCGACCAGCGCCTGCGCCGTCGGGCCATAGTTCGATCCCGACGATGCGAGGCCGTCATAGCCCTTGCCGGCGGCGGAAGGGCGGGTCTGGAAGTAACGATCGCTGGTGAAGCCCTGACCGATCACGGTGGATCCGATCACGTCGCCACGCGCGTCGCGCACGAGGCTGCCATTCGCCTGGGAGGGAAAGATCGCCTGGCCGATGCCCGTCATGGCCAGAGGATAGGCCAATCCGAGCAGCAGCGCGAACAGGATCGTCAGCACGATGGCGGGCCGCAGCGCGGTGGTGAAGTCGTTGCCCATGATGATGGTCCTCAGGCGAGACCGAGGCCGCTGACGGCCAGGTCGATGATCTTGATGCCGATGAACGGGGCGACGAGACCGCCCAGCCCATAGACGGCGAGGTTGCGCGTCAGCAGCGCTCCGGCCCCCAT
This DNA window, taken from Sphingomonas sp. AP4-R1, encodes the following:
- the kdpC gene encoding potassium-transporting ATPase subunit KdpC — encoded protein: MGNDFTTALRPAIVLTILFALLLGLAYPLAMTGIGQAIFPSQANGSLVRDARGDVIGSTVIGQGFTSDRYFQTRPSAAGKGYDGLASSGSNYGPTAQALVDRVKADVARRKAEGVTAIPADLVTASASGLDPDLSPDAAYAQVARVAKARGLAGARVKALVDAHIAHPLAGFLGEERVNVLALNLALDRTAAH